GGGCATCTTCGCCGCGATCTACCCGGCCGCCTCGGTGGCGCTGCAGAAATACGACGCCGGCGACGCCGCGGACGCGCGCGCCATCCTGGACTCCACCCGCGAACTGGGCAAACACATCTTCAGCGCCCCGACGTTCTACTACAAGACCGGGATCGCCTTCATGTCGTGGCTCAATGGCAAGCAGCCCGGATTCCAGATGGTCGGCGGCCTGCACTCCGGCCGTTCGGTGGTCCACCTGGCCCGCACCTTCGAACTCGCCGACCAGGCCGGGCTCCTGCGCGATCCCGCGCTGGCCGCCTTCCGGATGTCCGACTACCTCCGCATCAACGGAGTGGGCGCATGAGCGACTTTTCACGGTTGTCGGACTTTTCGCGATTGTCACTCAACAGCGCCACCACCAAGAAATGGACCCTGGCTCAGGCAGTGGACGGTTGCGTCCGGGCCGGAGTTCCGGCGATCGGACCGTGGCGGGACATCGTTGCCGACACCGGCCTGGAGAAGGCCGCCAAGCTGATCAAGGACGCCGGACTTCGCGTCTCGTCCCTCTGCCGGGGCGGCTTCCTCACTGCGGCCGACGCCGATGGGCAGGCGGCTGCGCTGGCAGACAACCGGGCGGCCATCCTAGAAGCCGTGGCCCTGGACACGAAGGAGTTGTTCCTGGTGGTCGGGGGCCTAGCGCCCGGGGAGAAGGACGTCGTGGCGGCCCGCCAGCGCGTGGCCGATCGCCTTGAGGACCTGGTGCCCTTCGCCGTCGAGCACGGCGTCCGCCTGGTCCTTGAGCCGTTGCACCCGATGTACGCAGCGGACCGGGCACTCATCTCGACCTTGGGCCAGGCACTCGACCTCGCCGCACCGTACGACCCGCGGGCTGTCGGCGTCGCCGTCGACACCTTCCACGTCTGGTGGGATCCGGAACTGAAGCAGCAGATCCAGCGGGCCGGC
This genomic interval from Arthrobacter sp. FW306-2-2C-D06B contains the following:
- a CDS encoding sugar phosphate isomerase/epimerase family protein, whose translation is MSDFSRLSLNSATTKKWTLAQAVDGCVRAGVPAIGPWRDIVADTGLEKAAKLIKDAGLRVSSLCRGGFLTAADADGQAAALADNRAAILEAVALDTKELFLVVGGLAPGEKDVVAARQRVADRLEDLVPFAVEHGVRLVLEPLHPMYAADRALISTLGQALDLAAPYDPRAVGVAVDTFHVWWDPELKQQIQRAGRENRIASYQACDFNLPIAADALLSRGMMGDGVIDFATIGTWVRDAGYTGDIEVEIFNQDIWDADGDSVLETMKQRYAELVLPYA